In one Arenibacter antarcticus genomic region, the following are encoded:
- a CDS encoding exonuclease domain-containing protein encodes MYAIIHIATTGLQGENNKMTEICILIHDGTKIVKRFYSLVNPEIPLGYSISGNLDVTEEMVYSAPKFYEIAKQVVELTKNCIIISHFVNFHYQGIRNELISLGGEYKRHKICTARLSRKLIPGQLSYSLGAMCNHMGVKLSKRQSVKASAEATLELLEKLWELDMAGVFQLLSRSRSEKVLAPPLWPKSAVTDLPNATGVYYFKNSEGQIIYVGKAKDIKQRVLSHSYSKDHKELRLCFETTQITYTATGSELLALLLESDEIKKHFPKYNRAQKRTRYRYGIGTYIDKNGITNLKYDRLSNLKTPILSFYNQNECRVFLDQLCNDHQLCPRYCKLQNISGACFHYHLKICKGICQEEESVETYNGRVEKALAQSISPNTTYIIKEVGRHKDESAIVVVENGVYKGFGYIPKKNKIVDFEEYAQLITRMQDNIDVHKILRRYLSQEVNKSIILEQK; translated from the coding sequence GTGTACGCCATAATTCACATAGCTACTACAGGTCTGCAGGGGGAGAACAATAAGATGACAGAAATCTGCATTTTGATCCACGACGGGACAAAGATCGTAAAGCGATTTTATTCGTTGGTAAATCCTGAAATCCCCTTAGGCTATAGTATATCCGGTAATTTGGATGTTACGGAAGAGATGGTGTATTCTGCCCCAAAGTTTTATGAAATTGCCAAGCAGGTAGTGGAGTTAACGAAGAATTGTATTATTATTTCTCACTTTGTAAATTTCCACTATCAAGGTATAAGAAACGAGCTGATATCTCTTGGCGGGGAATATAAACGTCATAAAATTTGCACAGCTCGACTATCACGAAAATTGATCCCTGGGCAACTGAGTTATAGCTTAGGGGCAATGTGTAACCATATGGGAGTTAAGCTTTCCAAACGGCAAAGCGTCAAGGCAAGTGCTGAGGCGACCCTTGAATTACTGGAAAAATTATGGGAGCTAGATATGGCAGGGGTGTTCCAACTCTTGTCAAGGTCGCGTTCCGAAAAGGTGCTTGCCCCCCCATTATGGCCAAAATCAGCGGTAACCGATCTACCCAATGCAACAGGCGTGTATTATTTTAAAAATTCTGAGGGGCAAATTATTTATGTTGGTAAGGCTAAGGACATAAAACAACGTGTACTTAGCCATAGTTATAGCAAGGACCATAAAGAACTACGGCTGTGCTTTGAAACAACACAAATAACGTATACGGCAACGGGGAGCGAGTTGTTGGCCTTGTTGTTAGAGTCGGACGAAATAAAAAAACACTTCCCAAAATACAACCGAGCCCAAAAAAGGACCCGCTACCGATACGGTATTGGTACTTATATCGACAAAAATGGGATTACCAACCTCAAATATGATCGATTAAGTAATTTAAAAACGCCTATTCTCAGCTTTTACAACCAAAATGAATGTCGTGTTTTTTTAGATCAGTTATGCAATGATCATCAACTGTGTCCTAGGTATTGTAAACTACAGAACATATCCGGTGCCTGTTTCCATTACCATCTTAAAATTTGTAAGGGGATATGTCAAGAGGAGGAGTCGGTTGAAACTTATAACGGAAGGGTAGAAAAAGCCCTAGCACAAAGTATATCGCCCAACACCACGTATATAATTAAAGAAGTGGGAAGGCACAAAGATGAAAGTGCTATTGTGGTAGTGGAAAACGGGGTCTATAAAGGTTTTGGATATATTCCTAAAAAAAATAAAATAGTAGATTTTGAGGAATATGCCCAGCTCATAACGCGCATGCAAGACAATATTGATGTACATAAAATATTGAGAAGATATTTAAGCCAGGAGGTAAATAAAAGTATCATCCTCGAACAAAAATAG
- a CDS encoding SDR family oxidoreductase, translating into MKKTIVITGAGGGIGMACGEVLKDYKLVMTDYSESIVKKVTDQFTQQGFDVVGIACDISKKSDVEKLKKFVLKQGDFGGLVHTAGVSGSGQNPKIVFDIDLVGTDIIIDAFYEVAKEGSALILFSSIMGHMVPPNIEYDEALRNPQQEGSYKTVLSFVDNNADIMYNFVKRGVQLLCKDNAFRYGENGARIISISPGVIMTPMAIKASEEHPEEMNRMKKITPLRRNGTPEDIADVVQFLLSNKAKFITGSDILVDGGILPGLMKST; encoded by the coding sequence ATGAAAAAAACAATTGTAATTACCGGTGCTGGCGGGGGAATAGGAATGGCTTGCGGAGAAGTTTTAAAAGATTATAAATTGGTGATGACCGATTATTCCGAATCAATAGTAAAGAAGGTTACTGACCAATTTACGCAACAAGGCTTTGATGTAGTGGGGATTGCATGTGACATTAGCAAGAAATCGGATGTAGAGAAGCTCAAAAAATTCGTTTTAAAACAAGGTGATTTTGGTGGATTGGTGCATACCGCTGGGGTAAGTGGCAGCGGGCAAAATCCAAAAATAGTTTTTGATATAGATTTGGTAGGCACCGATATTATTATTGATGCCTTTTATGAGGTGGCCAAAGAAGGTTCAGCATTGATCCTTTTCTCTTCCATTATGGGTCATATGGTACCTCCAAATATAGAATATGACGAGGCCTTGCGAAATCCGCAACAAGAAGGCTCCTACAAAACCGTGTTATCCTTTGTGGATAACAATGCGGACATTATGTACAACTTTGTCAAAAGAGGGGTGCAATTACTCTGCAAGGACAACGCTTTTCGCTATGGAGAAAATGGGGCTCGTATTATCTCCATATCCCCAGGTGTTATTATGACCCCTATGGCCATTAAGGCTTCGGAAGAACATCCAGAAGAAATGAACAGAATGAAGAAAATAACCCCCTTAAGGCGAAATGGGACCCCTGAAGATATTGCTGATGTAGTTCAATTTTTGCTCAGTAATAAGGCAAAGTTCATTACCGGAAGTGATATTCTTGTGGATGGCGGCATCCTTCCTGGGTTAATGAAATCGACCTAA
- a CDS encoding plastocyanin/azurin family copper-binding protein — MKPFLKHYHFQTVILVSIILLWGFGLKENTTQEPQVHTVEIIKMKFVPQNLIVKKGDKVIWINKDFILHDVTDEKNDKWTSKPFGKNESWSKVITQDEAYFCSLHKVMKGTIKIES, encoded by the coding sequence ATGAAACCTTTTTTAAAACATTATCACTTTCAGACCGTAATACTGGTATCCATTATACTACTATGGGGATTTGGACTTAAGGAGAATACTACCCAAGAACCCCAAGTACATACGGTAGAGATTATAAAAATGAAGTTTGTTCCGCAAAACCTAATCGTAAAAAAAGGGGATAAGGTAATCTGGATCAATAAGGATTTTATTCTGCACGACGTTACCGATGAAAAAAATGATAAATGGACCTCTAAACCCTTTGGCAAAAATGAAAGTTGGAGCAAGGTAATCACACAAGACGAGGCGTATTTCTGCAGTCTGCACAAAGTGATGAAAGGGACCATAAAAATTGAATCTTAG
- a CDS encoding DUF4142 domain-containing protein: protein MKNYANHIKVFGFLSLLLLVIPLQAQESPKLTDPEIASVAVVANQIDIDFAKIALQKSKNKEVQDFANRMIEDHTAVIEQAVALVTKLKVTPIDNAVSQSLLKQAEDTKVNLEKAKKNDFDKYYVDNEVAYHKQVIGAVNDLLIPETKNQELKELLETVVPALETHLGHAQMLQNKLTSKK, encoded by the coding sequence ATGAAAAATTATGCAAATCACATCAAAGTATTTGGGTTTTTATCATTGTTATTATTGGTAATCCCATTACAGGCTCAAGAGTCGCCCAAACTTACCGATCCCGAAATAGCATCGGTTGCGGTAGTAGCAAATCAGATTGATATTGACTTTGCCAAGATCGCATTGCAAAAATCTAAAAATAAAGAGGTGCAGGATTTTGCCAATCGTATGATAGAAGACCATACTGCGGTTATAGAGCAAGCGGTAGCACTAGTGACAAAATTAAAGGTAACCCCTATAGACAACGCCGTTAGTCAATCATTATTGAAACAAGCGGAAGATACCAAAGTCAACTTGGAAAAAGCTAAGAAAAACGATTTTGACAAGTACTATGTAGACAATGAGGTAGCTTATCACAAACAAGTAATTGGTGCGGTGAACGACCTTTTGATTCCCGAAACTAAAAATCAAGAGCTTAAGGAACTGTTGGAGACTGTAGTTCCTGCATTGGAAACGCACTTGGGACATGCTCAGATGTTACAAAATAAATTGACCTCAAAAAAATGA
- the folE gene encoding GTP cyclohydrolase I FolE has translation MKINGTTKDTQESPLLTPHVTTTSKAQKIASIAHHFKKIMETMGLDLSDPSLSETPQRVAKMYINEVFRGLDASNFPKVSFFENTYGYDNMILVKDITFFSYCEHHFVPFFGKVSVAYYPNKSVIGLSKINRIVQFIASKPQVQEKFTVAVGKVLMELLATQDIAVVAEAKHLCVASRGVNDPNSLTKTSFLSGKFRKKKVQNQFLTALTP, from the coding sequence ATGAAAATAAATGGAACAACTAAGGACACCCAGGAGTCACCTTTACTAACTCCCCATGTAACTACCACTAGCAAAGCACAAAAAATAGCAAGTATTGCCCACCATTTTAAAAAGATAATGGAGACCATGGGTTTAGATCTTAGTGACCCTAGCTTAAGCGAGACACCACAAAGGGTAGCCAAAATGTATATAAATGAAGTCTTTAGGGGGCTAGATGCCTCCAACTTCCCCAAAGTGTCCTTCTTTGAAAACACTTATGGGTATGACAATATGATATTAGTGAAGGATATCACCTTTTTCTCCTACTGTGAACATCATTTTGTACCGTTTTTTGGAAAGGTAAGCGTTGCCTATTACCCAAATAAAAGTGTTATTGGCCTATCTAAGATTAATAGAATAGTACAATTTATAGCAAGCAAACCCCAAGTACAAGAAAAATTTACAGTAGCTGTGGGTAAGGTGTTGATGGAATTGCTTGCGACTCAAGATATTGCCGTAGTAGCGGAAGCCAAACATTTATGTGTCGCATCACGTGGCGTAAACGACCCAAATAGCCTTACTAAAACAAGCTTTTTGTCGGGGAAATTCAGAAAAAAGAAAGTCCAAAATCAATTCCTAACCGCCTTAACTCCTTGA
- a CDS encoding flavodoxin reductase, giving the protein MNYTVKILDKTWLTHNVMQLEFEKPKGFSHTIGQAVELTLNQPEFKTKFAPFTLVSEPGEAHLKLIIKVYLDHHGLTQALSKAKISDTLIITEAWDSYDYKGKGTFIAAGSGITPFIPMFRNLQQNDQLENHTLIYANRTQNDIIIKEELTQQFKKQFYNILSDEQVAPYDYGKIDQTYLATKIPAFDVHFYVCGPDGFMQSVKKALIRNGAREENIQTGY; this is encoded by the coding sequence TTGAACTATACCGTAAAAATTTTAGACAAAACCTGGTTAACACACAATGTGATGCAATTAGAGTTTGAAAAACCCAAAGGGTTTTCACACACTATAGGCCAGGCTGTAGAACTTACCCTTAACCAACCTGAATTTAAAACTAAGTTTGCACCCTTTACTCTGGTTTCTGAACCGGGAGAAGCACATCTTAAACTTATTATAAAGGTGTATTTAGACCACCATGGTCTTACCCAAGCATTATCCAAAGCCAAGATCTCTGACACCCTAATCATTACCGAAGCTTGGGATTCTTATGATTATAAGGGGAAAGGGACTTTTATTGCCGCCGGTTCGGGAATTACACCATTTATACCCATGTTCAGGAACTTACAACAAAACGACCAATTGGAAAATCATACCCTGATTTATGCCAACCGGACACAAAATGATATTATAATTAAGGAAGAGCTTACCCAACAGTTTAAGAAACAGTTTTATAATATTCTGAGTGATGAGCAGGTGGCACCCTACGATTATGGCAAAATAGACCAAACTTATTTGGCCACTAAAATACCGGCATTCGATGTTCATTTTTATGTCTGTGGCCCTGATGGTTTTATGCAGAGTGTAAAGAAAGCCCTTATCCGTAATGGCGCAAGGGAAGAAAATATTCAGACCGGATATTAA
- a CDS encoding RNA polymerase sigma factor: protein MNDCRPVKKLNTSPYATLPDFVVVEKVLEGETELFEILLRRYNQLLFRTIRSYIDRPSDIDDVMQDTYIKAFQKLYQFKNDALFSTWLIRIGINEALQRKRKSNRNRTVDINNEKGVIQIADTSIMNPERKTMHSESVLIVEKAIDQLPEKYKVVFMLKEVQDLDISEISLSLGLSTSNVKVRLHRARNMMKESILKFTNSKNAFEFGNSKCDLLVQQVMVKIQGLTEN, encoded by the coding sequence ATGAACGACTGTAGACCCGTAAAAAAATTAAACACCTCGCCCTACGCAACATTGCCCGATTTTGTAGTGGTAGAAAAAGTATTGGAAGGTGAAACAGAATTATTCGAAATTTTGTTAAGACGGTATAACCAATTATTGTTTAGAACGATAAGAAGTTATATTGATAGGCCATCAGATATAGATGATGTGATGCAGGACACCTATATCAAGGCGTTCCAAAAGTTATATCAATTTAAAAACGATGCCCTATTCTCAACTTGGTTGATACGTATCGGAATTAATGAGGCATTGCAACGGAAACGAAAATCCAATCGGAATAGAACAGTGGATATAAACAATGAAAAAGGAGTGATACAAATTGCCGATACGTCCATAATGAATCCAGAGAGAAAAACAATGCACTCAGAATCAGTTCTAATAGTGGAAAAAGCGATAGACCAATTACCCGAAAAGTATAAGGTCGTTTTTATGTTAAAGGAGGTCCAAGACCTGGATATTTCTGAAATCTCGTTGAGCCTTGGGTTAAGTACCAGCAATGTTAAGGTGAGGTTGCACAGAGCCAGGAATATGATGAAAGAATCTATCCTAAAATTCACCAATTCTAAAAATGCCTTTGAATTTGGAAATTCCAAATGTGATCTACTGGTTCAACAAGTCATGGTTAAAATTCAGGGACTAACGGAGAACTAA
- a CDS encoding sulfatase-like hydrolase/transferase, giving the protein MTPNILKSTLLKAVQFFSIYALIALFYLWGISALELFVYKGSHFLPMGYFSLLKSSMFIDTVFWVQWIFIPCIAFVFIYFLNQRFAKILFGVLLVLLFAIHLSLISYYNTSLVLLGADLFGYSIQDIKQTVGASGGVSFFSVMGLLLVLIPLLLALYFIPRKWKAPKVAAIALPVVSLLIYTTGIAKGVAKPKLSTDFANNLVINKSEHFYSEAATYFFNNGYEVDIYADDYLGGPGAMQLVGLKSIDYIDDAYPFLRTNSKDDVLSPFFKPKQKAPNVVFIVVEGLGRAFTNEGAYLGNFTPYLDSLSQKSLYWKNFLSNGGRTFAVLPSIVGSLPFAENGFLALEDKMPNENSLLSVLKNNGYETTFYYGGDASFDGMKGYLKKNGIDHIFDEGSFPSTYKKLPANNNFTWGYGDDELYRYYLNNQAEDTLAKPKLNILLTITTHSPFLLHDNTYYKKKFEQHLEALGFDSEKRKDYAGYANQYATILYADDAIKTFMEAYKKRGDYENTIFLITGDHRIPEIPMSTKIDRYHVPLLIYSPMLTRTADIASVSSHFDIAPSLLNYLENNHQLQVPSQVSFVGTGLDTVRKFRNIHQTPLMQTKTDLVDFVMGNYHLNGNSLYQLDENMGEVLIENSEKKKELQAAFEAFKRRNGEIMEGAKLVPDSIYRAYTPNY; this is encoded by the coding sequence ATGACCCCAAATATTTTAAAATCAACCCTGCTTAAAGCTGTACAATTCTTTAGTATCTATGCGCTTATTGCCTTGTTTTACCTATGGGGTATAAGTGCCTTGGAACTCTTTGTATATAAGGGGAGTCACTTTTTACCAATGGGTTACTTTAGCTTACTGAAGTCCAGTATGTTTATCGATACCGTATTTTGGGTGCAATGGATTTTTATTCCTTGTATTGCTTTTGTCTTTATTTATTTTCTAAATCAAAGATTTGCCAAGATACTATTTGGAGTACTATTGGTACTCTTATTTGCGATCCATCTAAGTTTAATAAGTTACTATAATACGTCTCTAGTTTTACTAGGCGCCGACCTATTCGGGTATTCTATTCAAGATATTAAACAGACTGTAGGGGCATCTGGAGGCGTGTCGTTCTTTTCCGTAATGGGTTTACTCTTAGTCTTAATCCCACTTTTATTGGCGCTTTATTTTATTCCAAGAAAATGGAAAGCTCCTAAAGTCGCAGCTATTGCTTTACCTGTTGTTTCATTACTTATTTATACTACTGGGATCGCTAAAGGAGTGGCTAAGCCCAAATTAAGCACAGACTTTGCAAACAACTTGGTAATTAATAAATCTGAACATTTTTATAGTGAAGCAGCGACTTACTTTTTCAACAATGGATATGAGGTAGATATTTATGCCGATGACTATTTGGGAGGTCCTGGAGCTATGCAATTGGTCGGTTTAAAATCTATAGATTATATAGATGATGCATATCCTTTTTTACGTACTAATTCTAAGGACGACGTGCTTTCTCCGTTTTTTAAACCGAAGCAGAAGGCTCCTAATGTTGTTTTTATTGTAGTGGAAGGTTTGGGTAGGGCCTTTACTAATGAAGGCGCCTATTTAGGAAACTTCACCCCCTATTTAGATTCTTTGTCTCAAAAAAGTCTATATTGGAAAAACTTCTTGAGTAACGGAGGGAGAACCTTTGCGGTATTGCCTTCAATAGTAGGTTCACTTCCCTTTGCCGAGAACGGATTTCTAGCACTTGAAGATAAGATGCCCAATGAAAACTCACTTTTAAGTGTTTTAAAGAACAATGGGTATGAAACTACCTTCTATTATGGTGGGGATGCTAGTTTTGATGGCATGAAAGGCTATCTTAAAAAAAACGGGATAGATCATATCTTTGATGAGGGGTCATTTCCCAGCACCTATAAGAAACTACCTGCTAATAATAATTTCACATGGGGTTACGGTGATGATGAATTATATCGCTATTATTTAAATAACCAAGCAGAAGATACTCTAGCAAAACCTAAACTCAATATTTTACTTACCATTACTACACATAGCCCGTTTTTATTGCATGACAATACCTATTATAAGAAGAAATTTGAACAGCATTTAGAAGCGTTAGGTTTTGATAGTGAGAAAAGGAAGGACTATGCTGGCTATGCCAATCAGTATGCTACCATACTCTATGCAGACGACGCTATTAAAACATTTATGGAAGCATATAAGAAACGGGGTGATTATGAAAACACTATTTTCCTGATCACTGGTGACCACCGTATTCCGGAGATCCCAATGAGTACTAAGATAGATCGCTATCACGTACCTTTGCTGATCTATTCACCTATGTTGACACGGACTGCTGATATTGCATCGGTTTCTAGTCATTTTGATATTGCGCCGAGCTTACTGAATTATTTGGAGAATAACCACCAACTACAAGTTCCTAGTCAGGTGAGTTTTGTGGGTACTGGTTTGGATACGGTCCGTAAATTTAGGAATATCCATCAAACCCCATTGATGCAGACTAAAACCGATTTGGTCGATTTTGTAATGGGGAACTATCATCTTAACGGAAACAGCTTGTATCAGTTGGATGAGAATATGGGGGAGGTTTTAATAGAAAATTCTGAAAAAAAGAAGGAATTACAAGCGGCTTTTGAGGCCTTTAAAAGGCGTAATGGCGAAATAATGGAAGGCGCTAAGTTAGTCCCAGATTCGATTTATAGAGCGTATACTCCTAATTATTAA
- a CDS encoding YaiO family outer membrane beta-barrel protein: MSKHTFKPLFLFLLILHFIPLSAQTELSTDELYTHARTAAFEEDNYEKAIVLLKKALVKSPNYLEVSVFLGRLYTYTDSLPKARIVFEEVLQKETGHEEASLAYANLEYWNSDSEKSLSIVNLGLDQHPNSEKLGLLKAKILKDLKRFEESRTVIDQLLKNNHEFSEARSLLGSVNSSAAKNSIGLSYDFIYFDKRFDDPWHIASIDYSRQTKLGSVIARFNYANRFTTNGAQFEIDAYPRISKLFYAYVSGGISENKGIFPRYRAGFSLYANLPASFEADAGFRFLAFSGNTWIYTVGVGKYYKSYWFNLRTYLTPSTNSISHSYSLTTRYYFGGADDYLSFKIGTGISPDDNVNTVAFDPENIYKLKSINMAIGYRKLLWDTNVFSIKASLENQEYAPETKGNQLSLSIGYSKRF; the protein is encoded by the coding sequence ATGTCAAAACATACATTTAAACCGCTTTTTCTATTTCTTCTGATCTTGCACTTCATACCCCTTTCTGCTCAAACAGAATTGTCTACAGATGAATTATACACCCATGCCAGAACGGCCGCCTTTGAGGAAGACAATTACGAAAAAGCTATCGTCTTGCTTAAAAAAGCATTGGTAAAAAGTCCCAATTATTTAGAGGTAAGCGTCTTTTTAGGCCGATTATATACTTATACCGACAGCCTACCAAAAGCCAGAATAGTTTTTGAGGAAGTTTTACAAAAAGAAACAGGTCACGAAGAAGCATCACTGGCATACGCCAACCTTGAATATTGGAATTCAGATTCCGAGAAAAGCTTATCCATTGTCAACTTGGGCTTGGACCAACATCCAAACTCCGAAAAACTAGGACTGTTAAAGGCGAAAATTTTAAAGGATTTAAAACGCTTTGAAGAATCTCGAACGGTTATAGACCAGTTGCTGAAAAATAATCATGAATTCAGCGAAGCTAGAAGTCTCTTGGGTAGCGTTAATAGTTCAGCTGCGAAAAACAGCATTGGACTAAGCTACGACTTCATATACTTTGATAAACGATTTGACGACCCATGGCATATAGCAAGTATAGACTATAGTAGACAAACCAAATTAGGTTCTGTAATTGCCCGTTTTAATTATGCCAATAGATTTACAACCAATGGAGCACAATTTGAAATAGATGCATACCCAAGGATTTCAAAGCTTTTTTACGCCTATGTAAGTGGTGGAATTTCAGAAAACAAAGGCATCTTCCCCCGATACCGAGCTGGCTTTTCCTTATATGCAAACCTTCCAGCATCCTTTGAAGCAGACGCCGGATTTCGTTTTCTAGCCTTTTCTGGTAATACTTGGATCTATACCGTTGGTGTAGGTAAATATTATAAAAGTTATTGGTTTAATTTACGAACCTACCTTACCCCTTCCACCAATTCTATCTCCCATTCCTACTCCTTAACGACAAGATATTATTTTGGAGGCGCAGACGACTACCTCAGTTTTAAAATTGGAACCGGTATATCCCCAGACGATAATGTAAACACCGTAGCCTTTGACCCTGAAAACATTTATAAACTGAAATCTATAAATATGGCGATAGGCTATAGAAAATTACTCTGGGACACCAATGTATTTAGTATTAAGGCCTCTTTAGAAAATCAGGAATACGCACCAGAAACCAAGGGAAACCAACTTTCCCTAAGTATTGGATATAGTAAACGATTTTAA
- a CDS encoding glycosyltransferase — MDFNFFEFIDIASLLFLAYGLIIITGYIFLALFSLFELRDYKRKHNFKDEVALLQSSHLPKISVLAPAYNEEANVIENVRSLLTLDYPSFEIVIINDGSSDNTLQSLISTFDLYLDEVLYFSHINTKNVRGIYSSKHQAYKNLKVVDKENGGKADALNTGVNCCSHDIICCIDVDCILERDALLKLVKPFLNNDKKVIASGGIIRVANSCIIEDGRIIKVRLPDTFLARAQILEYFRAFLMGRMAWSRVDGLLLISGAFGMFDKNTVIESGGYNPNTVGEDMELLVRMRRLMRDKNIPYTVSFVPDPLCWTEVPQSWKVLYRQRNRWTRGTIETLSLHKKLLFNPKYGVLGMLSTPYWMFFEWFAPIIEFIGIIFLFFMFIFGQLNGQVFLIFFGVVYTFSILFSTTALFFEEYSFQQYKKPKYMIRLLRTALLEPILYHPFVMWAAVKGNIDLILGKTSWGQMTRTGLSNPSKTKTKN; from the coding sequence TTGGATTTTAACTTTTTTGAATTTATAGACATTGCAAGTTTGCTGTTTTTGGCCTATGGTTTAATTATCATTACAGGTTATATTTTTTTGGCGCTATTTTCTTTATTTGAACTTCGCGATTATAAGCGCAAGCACAATTTTAAAGATGAAGTTGCCTTGTTACAATCTTCTCATCTACCCAAAATATCAGTTCTAGCCCCCGCTTATAATGAAGAAGCAAATGTCATTGAAAATGTAAGATCCTTACTCACACTCGATTACCCTTCTTTTGAAATCGTAATTATTAATGACGGGAGTTCCGATAATACGCTGCAAAGTTTAATAAGCACATTTGATCTTTACCTAGATGAAGTCCTGTATTTTTCTCATATCAACACAAAGAACGTTAGAGGTATATATTCTTCCAAACATCAGGCATATAAGAATCTAAAAGTTGTAGATAAGGAAAATGGTGGGAAGGCGGATGCTTTAAATACGGGGGTTAATTGCTGTAGCCACGATATTATCTGCTGTATAGATGTCGATTGTATTTTGGAGAGGGATGCACTCTTAAAACTGGTAAAACCATTCTTAAACAACGATAAAAAAGTAATTGCCTCTGGAGGTATTATCCGTGTTGCCAATTCCTGTATAATAGAAGACGGTAGGATTATAAAGGTTCGTTTACCCGACACCTTTCTTGCCCGTGCACAGATTCTAGAATATTTCAGAGCATTTTTAATGGGCAGAATGGCATGGTCCCGTGTAGATGGTTTGCTGCTCATTTCAGGAGCATTTGGAATGTTCGACAAGAATACCGTCATTGAATCGGGTGGATATAATCCAAATACGGTAGGTGAGGATATGGAGCTGCTAGTCCGTATGCGACGCTTAATGCGGGATAAAAACATACCATACACCGTAAGTTTTGTCCCCGATCCATTGTGTTGGACTGAAGTGCCCCAAAGTTGGAAGGTTTTATACAGGCAAAGAAACCGTTGGACACGGGGAACCATAGAAACTTTAAGCTTGCACAAAAAGCTGCTTTTTAACCCAAAATACGGGGTATTAGGCATGCTCAGTACTCCCTACTGGATGTTTTTTGAATGGTTTGCACCAATTATCGAATTTATTGGAATCATATTTTTATTTTTTATGTTCATTTTCGGTCAGTTAAATGGGCAAGTCTTCCTTATATTTTTCGGAGTAGTGTATACCTTTTCTATTTTATTTTCCACAACGGCCTTATTTTTTGAAGAATATTCTTTTCAACAATATAAAAAGCCCAAATACATGATTCGCTTACTTCGCACTGCTCTGCTAGAGCCTATTTTGTATCACCCTTTTGTAATGTGGGCTGCGGTGAAGGGAAATATCGATTTAATACTAGGGAAAACATCTTGGGGACAGATGACACGTACTGGCTTGTCTAACCCATCAAAAACGAAAACGAAAAACTAA